One window of Dama dama isolate Ldn47 chromosome 30, ASM3311817v1, whole genome shotgun sequence genomic DNA carries:
- the GPR18 gene encoding N-arachidonyl glycine receptor, whose amino-acid sequence MTTPQSQTQPALPIDPHPDEYKIAALVFYSCIFIIGLFVNVTALWVFSCTTKKRTTVTIYMMNVALLDLIFIMSLPFRMFYYAKGEWPFGEYFCQILGALTVFYPSIALWLLAFISADRYMAIVQPKYAKELKNTCKAVMACVGVWIMTLTTTIPLLLLYEDPDTASSTPATCLKISDIIYLKAINALNFTRLVFFFLIPLFIMIGCYLVIIHSLLHGKTSKLKPKVKEKSIRIIITLMVQVLVCFMPFHICFAFLMLGGDENSYNPWGAFTTFLMNLSTCLDVILYYIVSKQFQARVISVMLYRNYLRSVRRKSFRSGSLRSLSNVNSEML is encoded by the coding sequence ATGACCACTCCTCAGAGTCAAACGCAACCTGCCCTTCCTATTGACCCACATCCAGATGAATACAAGATCGCAGCCCTCGTCTTCTACAGCTGCATCTTCATCATTGGATTGTTTGTGAATGTCACTGCCTTATGGGTTTTCAGTTGCACCACCAAGAAGAGAACCACTGTGACCATCTATATGATGAATGTGGCACTACTGGACTTGATATTTATAATGAGCCTACCCTTTCGGATGTTTTATTATGCAAAAGGTGAATGGCCTTTTGGAGAGTACTTTTGCCAGATTCTTGGGGCTCTCACAGTGTTTTACCCAAGTATTGCTCTGTGGCTTCTTGCTTTCATTAGTGCCGACAGATACATGGCCATCGTACAGCCAAAATATGCCAAGGAACTTAAAAACACATGCAAGGCCGTGATGGCGTGTGTGGGAGTCTGGATAATGACCCTGACCACCACCATCCCACTCCTGCTGCTCTATGAAGACCCAGACACAGCCTCCTCCACCCCCGCCACCTGCCTCAAGATTTCTGACATCATTTACTTAAAAGCTATTAACGCGCTGAACTTCACTCGActggtattttttttcctgattcctCTGTTCATCATGATTGGGTGCTACTTGGTCATTATCCATAGTCTCCTTCATGGTAAGACCTCTAAGCTGAAGCCAAAGGTCAAAGAGAAGTCGATCCGGATCATCATCACGCTGATGGTGCAGGTGCTGGTCTGCTTCATGCCCTTCCACATCTGCTTTgctttcctgatgctgggaggggatGAGAACAGCTACAACCCCTGGGGAGCCTTCACCACCTTCCTCATGAACCTCAGCACTTGTCTGGACGTGATTCTCTACTACATCGTTTCGAAACAATTTCAGGCTCGAGTCATTAGCGTCATGCTCTACCGTAATTACCTTCGGAGCGTACGCAGAAAGAGCTTCCGCTCAGGTAGCTTACGGTCACTAAGCAACGTAAACAGTGAAATGTTATGA